The proteins below are encoded in one region of Bos indicus x Bos taurus breed Angus x Brahman F1 hybrid chromosome 2, Bos_hybrid_MaternalHap_v2.0, whole genome shotgun sequence:
- the SFT2D3 gene encoding vesicle transport protein SFT2C: MADLNRQLQEYLAQGKAGGPAATEPLLAAGEAKESAAGARAWFSRVGLRWTWTQSPAEPAAGQTCLPSVTRTQRLAASGVCLLLAALCFGLAALYAPILLLRARKFALLWSLGSALALAGGTLLRGGAACGRLLRGEEAPSRPALLYVFALGVTLYAALCLRSTLLTALGACAQVAALLAALLGVLPRGAGTALRITLGRLGPGAALAKALPV, from the coding sequence ATGGCGGACCTCAACCGCCAGCTGCAGGAATATCTGGCGCAGGGGAAAGCGGGCGGCCCTGCGGCCACGGAGCCACTGCTCGCCGCGGGAGAGGCGAAGGAGTCCGCGGCGGGGGCCAGGGCGTGGTTCAGCCGCGTAGGCCTGCGCTGGACGTGGACACAGAGCCCCGCGGAGCCGGCGGCGGGACAGACGTGCCTGCCCAGCGTGACGCGCACTCAGCGGCTGGCGGCGAGTGGCGTGTGCCTGCTGCTGGCTGCGCTCTGCTTCGGCCTGGCCGCACTCTACGCGCCTATACTGCTGCTGCGCGCCCGGAAGTTCGCGCTGCTGTGGTCGCTGGGCTCGGCGTTGGCACTAGCAGGAGGCACACTACTGCGAGGCGGCGCAGCGTGTGGACGCCTGCTACGCGGCGAGGAGGCACCCTCGCGGCCCGCGCTGCTCTACGTGTTTGCGCTAGGCGTGACGCTATACGCGGCGCTGTGTTTGCGGAGTACGTTGCTCACAGCGCTGGGCGCCTGCGCACAAGTGGCCGCACTGCTGGCCGCGTTGCTGGGCGTGCTTCCTCGGGGCGCGGGCACCGCTCTGCGCATCACACTCGGGCGCTTGGGCCCGGGCGCCGCCCTCGCCAAGGCGCTCCCCGTTTGA